From Mytilus edulis chromosome 8, xbMytEdul2.2, whole genome shotgun sequence, one genomic window encodes:
- the LOC139486064 gene encoding interferon-induced very large GTPase 1-like yields the protein MSTSSDGIPTEMSEDENKTLHRHIDRRIRQENVNVSSDGTPTETSVDEIVKLDRYNESRYTLDLQGSCKEECGSDYIGGLTIKNKTLPRDTKQLPSVDERKRDSRLTYESNKEDKDTVDIKSIKLVVSDVETIGNITNEATSQQNLTSIAACSENVLETESMNYPIKRNPNHDSSYHTDSNDHNQTTNANMTPNPQSFETSRSLKNTEPKPAEPHTQESQDIKPINEITDGYLKTALTLDSSLTDRQQSLVESQPHGNQNVNRNNFVINVDKSNDVSETTQNTSKIPDRDDNNQSSQSTRTTTAQILESQERLDFDKNKVETEIENTDDDININEDISEKKECKDYNQKVESGIAHSSPITQTSEKQTNTETKIKTREDKTERELHSRPEQSSSCMHTSGQQDKPISEIKDTYMGTQEHKTTMTTRQIAILDFMSKFGLDTVYPQKITLVDVMKIRTQSEEITLSQLPWMVLENLMMMNSTCRDKMLQDFLERISKENDTDKNSKICVDEEDNWAELSMFDTDTEDTQINANPLDLLVAIFLCSSQSLRNVLAAKLFMCKLAIPVVVPSAINELTLTNSVFHTVVLDETTPSNLVRQTLAINCHCHIVSFVRFGRPSISKSKLINTLLSDSNHETFFNENCPLGTTPKTISQGIIEAAWFLPSRETKNFDKITMFLNLRGNSQTEQKQLQLLSRLSSVMVILVDLDTLQDTNTQDTLHNLQTVVTGGVVLALDAYKYDSRTSKEICQKYSKQIPEQNMKTKLCPLAMNKQNVPVSEVKRILLAQLSAVLKKTDAEPLSTRIVVETDTDFKRNKDSDDLRKAREKATDVLKLIPKEVIDVKKLITPLQGEPWHIWSENSKIINRASKCTSPQERSSYQEEMKKQRQLQLKTVANMHEFMQMTIDIFEEFLNNDHCFGVVTEWMKLMLNDRSRTVTSNCLARYQSDCQTLELAKGVNKDISEAEEQVKKSKSNLNSAPFRFEHLMRECGQIFESIETCKSYEDGMSSAIEMLSTTLPKIAAKLLLLGEPLEILDGDTTHVPLMWVEAVLYQVKQLIHDKKLLSISVVGLQSSGKSTLLNTLFGLQFAVNAGRCTSGVFMQLVPVSKGNYGFDYIVVFDTEGLRSQRYDGTGELRHDNMLATFVIGLGDITIVNVKGENTSEVKDILQIAVHAFLRLKLVNKKLNLKQSCLFIHQNVSDAGAISKMLEERQIFVQSLDEMAKAAAEQEDVADIQTFSQVIDFDCEKNVSYFSDLWLGDPPMAPVNPGYCKRVGEVRNTILSNLASKRKTYLTITDTITRIKDIWNGILKDDFVYSFRNSLELKAYNEIERVYHAIVWELEKFQYEFVSTVTMGKLSQECIDNLDASANDSLRTFSSELETKMKAQRKRLVSFIETNNLTEVMIQWKEMKLKRMNIISENLIMKSKTDMNNIKEEIKAKMIQRKERVKYEKQINELAQKFARNLQGITPSKEVIKDTFDQRWSIWLNELNFKDIKNSSSVADRIEAMLFEEFQSELGFMHSRGNCSVVKRENLKGSIKSYSILDEHISVRNMLNTDEQELESIEVYREQAASITDDIFHQIDRRIQELRKLDVRFDNLHVREILNIISANFKDHNEHTSNDYKFNLHSTYRAFIIEHVVRHLVIVFTELDQQYDSKHSPRSQMEEYKHTVWTLFTNLFEQKTEDMITVGFFKDAMLKIVTDHVSTLVPMDVANKVMVSFSREKYTLMKTIMIELARNNNFDAYMAFVKEPATFTRNWLSDYLYKYIFHNKTDDIHHYGLLAKSRTTKIFETVLTAISETTILLEEKEKVCSSKWINVFVRKMKKYDILPVTEEIFVHVLDRNISDILNFKKVLFEEMNKVENQVNNTFIETTSDNVQWKKDVLGLIMEKLWGCEEKCMFCAEPCMITDKYHVTEGRPHQCIQHRPKGIRGFTYEWNKSLVVNFCNEIIQTEADYVAYDIDEYKGKSRQYKDYKKHYPDWDIQPTHDTSKYWMYVMCTYQQKLTDRYRRKTLPDIPAIWYGITLEEAINSL from the exons ATGAGCACTTCGTCAGATGGAATTCCAACAGAAATGTCTGAAGACGAAAACAAAACACTTCACAGACATATTGATAGAAG GATTAGACAAGAGAATGTGAACGTTTCATCGGATGGAACTCCAACAGAGACGTCAGTAGACGAAATCGTTAAACTCGACAGATATAATGAATCAAG ATACACATTAGACCTTCAAGGCAGCTGTAAGGAAGAATGTGGAAGTGACTATATTGGTGGcctaacaataaaaaataaaacactacCACGCGAT ACGAAACAACTACCTTCTGTTGATGAAAGAAAAAGAGATTCAAGACTGACTTATGAGTCGAACAAAGAAGATAAGGATACAGTTGATATAAAATCCATAAAATTGGTTGTCTCGGATGTCGAGACAATCGGTAATATCACAAATGAGGCGACATCTCAACAGAATTTAACGTCTATTGCTGCATGCTCAGAAAATGTTTTAGAGACGGAGAGTATGAACTACCCTATCAAGAGAAATCCAAATCATGATAGTTCTTACCATACTGATAGTAATGATCATAATCAGACTACCAATGCAAATATGACACCTAACCCACAATCGTTTGAAACGTCAAGGTCACTAAAAAACACGGAACCCAAACCTGCAGAACCACACACACAGGAAAGTCAGGATATTAAACCGATCAACGAAATAACAGATGGCTATCTAAAAACTGCCTTGACATTAGATTCAAGTTTAACAGACCGCCAACAAAGCCTTGTGGAGTCACAACCACATGGAAACCAGAACGTTAATAGAAACAATTTCGTTATAAATGTAGATAAATCAAATGACGTTTCGGAAACAACACAAAACACTTCTAAGATTCCAGATCGTGATGATAATAACCAGTCGTCACAGTCAACAAGAACAACCACAGCACAAATCTTGGAGTCGCAAGAAAGACTGGACTTTGATAAGAACAAAGTGGAAACAGAAATAGAAAACACAGATGACGACATAAACATTAACGAAGATATTTCGGAGAAAAAAGAGTGTAAAGATTACAATCAGAAAGTAGAATCCGGCATCGCACATAGCTCACCAATTACACAGACatcagaaaaacaaacaaacacggaaacaaaaataaaaacaagagaGGACAAAACAGAGAGAGAACTTCATTCAAGACCAGAACAGTCTAGTTCATGTATGCATACATCAGGTCAGCAGGATAAACCAATATCTGAAATCAAAGATACATATATGGGAACGCAGGAACACAAAACAACAATGACAACACGACAAATAGCCATCCTCGACTTTATGAGTAAATTCGGTTTAGATACAGTATATCCTCAGAAGATTACACTTGTGGACGTTATGAAAATACGGACACAATCAGAAGAAATCACTCTATCCCAATTACCATGGATGgttttagaaaatttaatgaTGATGAACTCTACCTGTCGTGATAAAATGCTGCAAGATTTTCTTGAGAGAATCTCTAAAGAAAACGATACTgataaaaattccaaaatatgtgTTGACGAGGAAGATAATTGGGCAGAATTAAGTATGTTTGACACTGACACAGAAGACACGCAAATCAATGCGAATCCGCTTGACCTTTTGGTAGCCATATTTCTCTGCAGTTCTCAATCCCTTAGGAATGTTTTAGCAGCAAAATTATTCATGTGCAAACTAGCAATCCCCGTTGTTGTTCCATCTGCAATAAACGAACTGACTCTAACAAACTCTGTTTTCCATACTGTTGTATTAGACGAAACAACACCTAGTAATCTCGTTAGACAAACATTAGCGATAAATTGTCATTGTCACATTGTAAGCTTTGTTCGATTTGGGAGACCATCCATTTCAAAGTCAAAACTAATAAACACCTTACTTTCCGACAGCAACCATGAAACATTCTTTAACGAAAACTGTCCTCTAGGAACTACACCTAAAACAATTAGCCAAGGTATTATAGAAGCTGCTTGGTTCCTTCCATCAAGAGAAACAAAAAACTTTGACAAAATCACCATGTTTTTGAACTTAAGAGGGAATTCTCAGACGGAACAAAAACAGTTGCAATTGCTCTCAAGACTTTCATCTGTTATGGTAATTTTAGTTGATCTAGACACTCTTCAGGACACAAATACGCAAGATACTTTGCATAATTTGCAAACTGTAGTTACTGGTGGAGTTGTTTTGGCTTTAGATGCCTACAAATATGACAGTAGAACGTCTAAAGAAATTTGTCAAAAGTATTCAAAACAGATCCCTGAGCAAAACATGAAAACTAAACTGTGTCCTTTGGCAATGAATAAACAAAATGTGCCCGTATCTGAAGTTAAAAGAATCCTATTGGCGCAATTGTCAGCTGTGCTAAAGAAGACAGATGCGGAACCTCTTTCCACAAGGATAGTTGTAGAAACTGACACAGATTTTAAACGGAATAAAGATTCGGATGACCTTAGAAAAGCAAGAGAAAAGgctacagatgtattaaaactaATTCCTAAAGAAGTAATCGATGTTAAGAAACTTATAACTCCTTTACAAGGAGAGCCATGGCATATCTGGAGCGAAAATTCTAAAATCATTAACAGAGCATCGAAATGCACCTCCCCTCAAGAAAGGTCATCTTATCAAGAAGAGATGAAAAAACAGCGTCAGTTACAACTTAAAACCGTAGCAAATATGCATGAATTCATGCAGATGACAATAGATATTTTTGAAGAGTTTTTAAATAATGATCACTGTTTTGGTGTGGTCACTGAATGGATGAAACTTATGTTGAATGATCGATCAAGAACCGTGACGTCTAATTGTTTGGCACGCTACCAGTCTGATTGTCAAACACTTGAGTTAGCTAAAGGTGTAAACAAAGATATTAGCGAAGCAGAAGAACAAGTTAAGAAAAGCAAATCAAATCTCAATAGTGCTCCCTTTCGGTTCGAACATTTAATGAGAGAATGCGGACAAATTTTTGAATCAATTGAAACATGTAAAAGTTACGAGGATGGAATGAGTAGTGCAATTGAAATGTTATCAACAACGCTCCCAAAAATTGCAGCGAAACTTCTTTTACTTGGTGAGCCCTTGGAAATTCTTGATGGCGATACCACACACGTTCCATTAATGTGGGTTGAAGCTGTTCTTTATCAAGTCAAACAATTAATACATGATAAAAAACTTTTGTCTATATCCGTTGTTGGCCTCCAAAGTTCCGGAAAATCAACACTACTCAACACACTGTTCGGATTACAATTCGCAGTAAATGCCGGTAGATGTACAAGTGGTGTTTTTATGCAATTAGTTCCTGTAAGCAAGGGGAATTATGGGTTTGACTATATTGTTGTCTTTGATACAGAGGGATTACGTTCTCAAAGGTATGACGGAACAGGCGAATTAAGACATGATAATATGCTCGCTACGTTTGTGATCGGTTTGGGAGATATAACAATAGTCAATGTGAAAGGTGAAAACACTTCAGAAGTCAAAGACATCCTTCAAATTGCAGTTCATGCATTTTTGAGACTAAAGCTtgtcaacaaaaaactaaatcttAAGCAAAGCTGTTTATTCATTCATCAAAATGTTTCGGATGCCGGTGCAATTAGTAAAATGCTGGAGGAAAGACAGATATTTGTTCAAAGCTTAGACGAAATGGCAAAAGCAGCTGCCGAACAAGAAGACGTCGCAGATATTCAAACGTTCAGTCAAGTTATTGATTTCGACTGTGAGAAAAATGTTTCGTATTTTTCAGATCTCTGGCTAGGAGATCCACCAATGGCACCTGTAAATCCAGGTTATTGTAAGCGTGTAGGTGAAGTTAGAAATACAATCCTTAGCAATCTTGCATCAAAAAGGAAGACATATTTGACTATTACAGACACAATAACGCGTATAAAAGACATCTGGAATGGAATTTTAAAAGACGACTTTGTATATAGCTTCCGTAACAGTTTGGAACTAAAGGCTTACAACGAAATTGAAAGAGTGTATCATGCAATAGTATGGGAACTTGAAAAGTTTCAGTATGAATTTGTATCGACAGTTACAATGGGCAAACTCAGTCAGGAGTGTATCGATAATTTGGACGCCTCCGCAAATGACTCTCTTCGTACCTTTTCATCAGAATTAGAAACAAAAATGAAAGCTCAAAGAAAACGGTTGGTTTCTTTTattgaaacaaacaatttaacgGAAGTCATGATTCAGTGGAAAGAAATGAAACTAAAAAGGATGAATATTATTTCTGAAAACTTGATAATGAAATCCAAAACTGACATGAATAATATAAAAGAGGAAATAAAAGCAAAAATGATTCAACGAAAAGAGAGAGTTaaatacgaaaaacaaataaatgaacttgCCCAAAAATTTGCCAGGAACTTACAAGGTATAACGCCGAGTAAAGAAGTAATAAAAGATACGTTTGACCAGAGATGGAGTATCTGGTTGAATGAGTTGAATTTTAAGGACATAAAGAACTCATCTTCAGTCGCAGATCGAATTGAGGCAATGTTATTTGAAGAATTTCAATCTGAGCTGGGTTTCATGCACAGCAGAGGAAATTGCAGTGTtgttaaaagggaaaatttgaAAGGGAGTATTAAGAGTTATAGCATTTTGGATGAACATATTAGCGTCAGGAACATGTTAAATACAGATGAGCAGGAGTTAGAATCGATTGAGGTGTACAGGGAGCAAGCTGCATCAATAACTGATGATATTTTCCACCAAATAGACAGAAGAATACAGGAACTTCGCAAGCTTGATGTACGATTTGACAACTTGCATGTCCGTGAAATCCTTAACATAATATCTGCGAACTTTAAAGATCATAATGAACATACTTCCAATGACTACAAGTTCAATTTGCACTCTACATATAGAGCTTTTATAATAGAACATGTCGTTCGACATTTAGTAATTGTATTTACAGAGTTAGATCAACAGTACGACTCAAAACATAGTCCTCGAAGTCAAATGGAGGAATATAAACACACAGTCTGGACTCTTTTTACAAATCTTTTTGAACAAAAAACAGAGGACATGATAACTGTTGGCTTTTTTAAAGACGCTATGTTGAAAATTGTGACTGATCATGTTTCTACTCTAGTTCCTATGGATGTAGCAAACAAGGTGATGGTCTCATTTTCTCGGGAAAAGTATACCTTGATGAAAACAATTATGATCGAACTAGCACGAAACAACAATTTTGATGCATACATGGCCTTTGTTAAGGAACCAGCTACTTTTACTAGAAATTGGCTTTCGGACTATTTGTACAAATACATTTTCCATAACAAAACTGATGATATCCACCATTACGGCTTACTTGCAAAGAGCAGAACAACTAAAATATTCGAAACGGTATTAACGGCGATATCTGAAACTACAATACTCTTAGAAGAGAAGGAGAAAGTTTGTTCATCTAAATGGATAAATGTGTTTGTtcgtaaaatgaaaaaatatgatatattacCAGTTACTGAAGAGATTTTTGTCCATGTACTCGACCGAAATATATccgatattttaaatttcaagaaGGTTCTTTTCGAGGAAATGAACAAGGTAGAAAACCAAGTCAACAACACATTTATTGAAACCACAAGCGATAACGTGCAGTGGAAGAAGGACGTTCTTGGTTTAATTATGGAAAAGTTATGGGGCTGTGAGGAAAAGTGTATGTTCTGTGCAGAACCATGTATGATTACTGATAAATACCATGTTACGGAAGGCAGACCACATCAATGTATACAACATCGTCCAAAAGGCATCCGCGGCTTCACTTACGAGTGGAACAAGTCACTTGTAGTAAACTTTTGCAATGAAATAATCCAAACAGAAGCCGACTATGTGGCCTATGACATAGATGAATATAAGGGGAAATCACGACAATATAAAGACTACAAAAAACATTACCCAGACTGGGACATTCAGCCAACACATGACACGTCAAAATACTGGATGTATGTTATGTGCACTTATCAACAGAAACTAACCGACAGATATCGAAGGAAGACACTACCCGATATTCCCGCTATTTGGTACGGTATAACGCTCGAAGAAGCCATAAACAGCTTGTAA